In the genome of Elusimicrobiota bacterium, one region contains:
- a CDS encoding putative cobaltochelatase — MTCRETVFPFTAIVGQEKMKKALVLNAINPLLGGVLIRGEKGTAKSTAARGLADLLPEIEVVEDCLFNCNPRETHQMCYNCRAKIEKGEKLKTVNRKMKVVDLPLGATEDRVIGTLDIEKAIRKGRKHFEPGILAEVNRGILYVDEVNLLDDHLVDVLLDAAAMGVNIVEREGVSYSHPARFILVGTMNPEEGEIRPQLLDRFGLCVEIHGLNDSDQREEVVKRCIEYEKAPHQFEKKWEVEQKDMQEVVVRAQKIFPQVIYSQDMLKLVTKIAIDMGVDGHRADIFIIKTAQTIAAYHQRKKVTEEDIKEAAELVLPHRMRKKPFQQPEVSPERIEESIRKQREKKNQHKETKSQIPDNQKQKENNTEQEKSNASSDTNFEIGGSFAVKKIAPEKDRISRTGAGRRSSTKTHSKSGHYVRSKIPEVSTGFSLRDDIAFDATLRAAAPHQNIRALEHKSTRVIIKQQDIRQKVREKKIGNTIVFIVDSSGSMGANQRMIETKGAILSLLIDAYQKRDKVGLVAFKGNKAEVLLPLTSSVELAKKQLEELPTGGRTPLSKGLLTGYELLQNELKKNSKIKPLLVLISDGKANVSMGKENVFEEVRKIADDIRKSEIKSIVIDTESSFVSFNKSFEIADAMGGRYYKLEDLKAGDIVKAVEEFIKT; from the coding sequence ATGACTTGTAGAGAAACAGTATTTCCTTTCACAGCAATCGTCGGACAGGAAAAGATGAAAAAAGCTCTTGTCCTGAACGCGATCAATCCGCTTCTAGGAGGCGTTTTGATAAGAGGAGAAAAGGGAACAGCAAAATCAACTGCTGCCCGCGGTTTAGCTGATTTACTGCCAGAGATAGAGGTAGTTGAAGATTGTTTATTTAATTGTAATCCCCGTGAAACTCACCAGATGTGTTACAATTGTCGAGCTAAAATAGAAAAAGGAGAAAAACTTAAAACTGTAAATAGAAAGATGAAAGTCGTTGACCTACCTTTAGGAGCAACAGAAGACAGAGTGATTGGAACACTTGATATAGAAAAAGCAATAAGAAAAGGAAGGAAACATTTTGAGCCAGGTATTCTAGCAGAGGTAAATAGGGGAATACTTTATGTTGATGAAGTGAACTTACTTGACGACCATTTAGTAGATGTTTTATTGGATGCAGCAGCAATGGGTGTAAACATTGTAGAAAGAGAGGGTGTTTCCTACTCACATCCTGCAAGATTTATTCTGGTAGGAACAATGAATCCTGAAGAAGGAGAAATACGGCCACAACTTTTAGATAGATTTGGACTCTGTGTTGAAATCCATGGGTTAAATGATTCCGATCAGAGAGAAGAAGTAGTAAAAAGATGTATAGAATATGAAAAAGCACCACATCAATTTGAAAAGAAATGGGAAGTAGAACAGAAAGACATGCAAGAGGTAGTTGTTAGAGCTCAAAAGATTTTTCCACAAGTAATCTACTCCCAAGATATGTTAAAATTAGTAACCAAAATAGCTATTGATATGGGAGTAGATGGACATCGGGCAGATATTTTTATAATAAAAACTGCACAAACAATAGCTGCATATCATCAAAGAAAAAAAGTTACAGAAGAGGATATTAAAGAAGCAGCGGAATTGGTGTTACCGCATAGGATGAGAAAGAAACCATTCCAACAGCCAGAAGTCAGTCCAGAGCGAATAGAAGAGTCAATTAGAAAACAGAGAGAAAAGAAAAACCAACACAAAGAGACAAAATCTCAAATACCAGATAATCAAAAACAAAAGGAGAATAATACTGAACAAGAAAAATCAAATGCATCTTCTGACACTAATTTTGAAATAGGAGGTTCTTTTGCAGTAAAAAAAATAGCTCCTGAGAAAGATAGAATATCAAGAACAGGAGCGGGTAGGAGAAGCAGTACAAAGACCCATTCTAAATCTGGTCATTATGTACGGAGTAAAATTCCAGAGGTATCCACAGGCTTTAGCCTGCGAGATGATATTGCTTTTGATGCTACCTTAAGAGCCGCTGCACCACATCAGAATATTAGAGCATTAGAGCACAAAAGCACAAGAGTGATTATAAAACAGCAGGATATTCGTCAAAAAGTGAGAGAAAAAAAGATAGGTAATACAATTGTATTTATAGTTGACTCTTCTGGTTCAATGGGAGCAAATCAAAGAATGATAGAAACAAAGGGAGCAATACTTTCTCTTTTAATTGATGCTTACCAGAAAAGAGACAAAGTCGGATTAGTTGCTTTTAAAGGAAATAAAGCAGAGGTTTTATTACCGTTGACATCAAGTGTTGAGTTGGCAAAGAAGCAACTTGAGGAATTACCTACTGGAGGGAGAACCCCTTTATCTAAAGGTCTACTAACTGGTTATGAACTACTTCAAAATGAACTAAAGAAAAATTCTAAAATTAAACCTTTATTAGTTCTAATTTCAGACGGAAAAGCTAATGTGAGTATGGGTAAGGAAAATGTTTTTGAAGAAGTTAGAAAAATTGCTGATGATATAAGAAAATCAGAGATTAAGTCAATAGTAATTGATACTGAGTCCAGTTTTGTTAGTTTTAATAAATCATTTGAAATCGCTGATGCGATGGGAGGAAGATACTATAAATTAGAAGATTTGAAGGCAGGTGATATTGTCAAAGCAGTAGAAGAATTTATTAAAACTTGA
- a CDS encoding MotA/TolQ/ExbB proton channel family protein encodes MFDFILKGGILMWPILLCSVIAVTIVLERFYNLRRVKTDISNFLSHLKQSLNKRKLKPEEMEKRVVRMGSEQVRKWEKNLRGLATIANVAPLLGLLGTVTGMIKAFIKIQQLGGQVDASVLSGGIWEALLTTAAGLTIAIPVLVIYHYFEGKVDNYSNQLKNAVCEYLESLSGEESGI; translated from the coding sequence ATGTTTGATTTTATTCTTAAAGGTGGAATTTTGATGTGGCCAATTTTGTTATGTTCTGTAATTGCAGTCACTATTGTGTTAGAAAGATTTTATAATCTTCGTAGAGTAAAAACTGATATCTCTAATTTTTTGTCTCATTTGAAACAATCTTTAAACAAAAGAAAACTTAAGCCAGAAGAGATGGAAAAAAGAGTTGTTCGTATGGGTTCAGAACAAGTGCGTAAATGGGAGAAAAATTTGAGAGGTTTAGCTACTATCGCTAATGTTGCTCCTTTGTTAGGTTTACTGGGTACGGTAACAGGAATGATTAAGGCTTTTATTAAAATTCAGCAATTAGGTGGACAGGTTGATGCCAGCGTTTTATCTGGAGGTATTTGGGAGGCATTATTAACCACTGCGGCCGGTTTAACTATAGCCATACCTGTGCTGGTTATTTATCATTATTTTGAAGGTAAAGTTGATAATTATTCAAATCAACTTAAAAATGCTGTTTGTGAATATTTAGAATCATTAAGTGGGGAAGAAAGTGGAATTTGA
- a CDS encoding biopolymer transporter ExbD has protein sequence MEFEGRKKVRLFLNITPLIDVVFLLLIFFMLSSHFVVQLGIKITLPQAKTSKLHSEEEIIIFISSDNRLYFNKKSITLDSLFTLLEKELRKSERNAVIVKADEKINLGLAVKVMDIAKDAGAEGVIISTKIEEKDDK, from the coding sequence GTGGAATTTGAAGGTAGGAAGAAAGTCAGATTATTCTTGAATATAACCCCGTTAATTGATGTGGTATTCTTATTATTAATCTTTTTCATGCTGTCATCTCATTTTGTTGTCCAACTAGGAATAAAGATCACTTTACCGCAAGCAAAAACTTCTAAATTACATTCAGAAGAAGAAATTATCATATTTATCAGTTCTGATAATAGACTCTATTTTAATAAGAAATCCATAACCCTTGACAGTCTTTTTACATTATTAGAAAAGGAATTAAGAAAAAGTGAGAGAAATGCAGTGATTGTTAAAGCTGATGAAAAGATTAACTTAGGTTTAGCAGTAAAAGTTATGGATATTGCTAAAGATGCCGGAGCTGAAGGAGTAATAATTTCAACCAAAATAGAGGAAAAAGATGATAAGTGA
- a CDS encoding energy transducer TonB produces the protein MISDKVTRVTFFVSLTGHILFLGLPGKIFNLCLPTTEKSKDIIIQIEIEKPIYLPKINKVGNEKKINKIKKELKLPEPNVLPELQPEEVVLENSDLQHSQEIIEVIDPAEEAMLRYQDIIKHKIEEKRNYPTLARTQGIEGIVCLKFIILSTGQADKIEIVKSSGEGILDQSTINTLKKANPFPPLPKEIRASYIQMEVTLVYTLKEFN, from the coding sequence ATGATAAGTGACAAAGTAACCAGAGTCACATTTTTTGTTTCCTTAACAGGACATATATTATTTTTAGGACTACCTGGAAAAATTTTTAATTTATGCTTACCTACAACTGAAAAGTCAAAAGATATAATAATTCAAATTGAAATAGAAAAGCCGATATACCTGCCAAAGATAAATAAAGTAGGTAACGAGAAAAAAATAAACAAAATAAAAAAAGAATTAAAACTGCCTGAACCAAATGTCTTACCTGAACTTCAACCTGAAGAAGTTGTATTAGAAAATTCAGATTTACAACATTCTCAAGAAATAATTGAAGTAATTGATCCTGCTGAAGAGGCAATGCTTCGTTATCAGGATATAATCAAACATAAAATTGAAGAAAAAAGAAATTATCCTACTTTGGCTAGAACCCAAGGAATAGAAGGTATAGTGTGTCTTAAATTTATAATTCTCTCTACTGGGCAAGCTGATAAAATCGAAATAGTAAAATCCTCCGGAGAAGGAATTTTAGATCAATCCACAATCAATACTTTAAAAAAAGCTAATCCTTTTCCTCCTCTACCAAAAGAAATTAGGGCTTCTTATATCCAGATGGAAGTAACTCTTGTTTACACTTTGAAAGAGTTTAATTAA
- a CDS encoding helix-turn-helix transcriptional regulator, whose protein sequence is MALKCSQIGGFPNINLEDPNLTLGARIKALRVKIGLNQANLAKSTGLATSIIGRYEQGRILDLNPFVLEKIATTLKVTPLELLPPAARVGIKDSYDYFCRSDTRGSKIKKLRLKHHLQQKDLARMLGIHKVSLCRYEKNHSKPDSIIIQKLKEIFKSR, encoded by the coding sequence ATGGCATTAAAATGTTCACAAATTGGGGGTTTCCCTAATATTAACCTTGAAGACCCTAACCTTACCTTGGGTGCCAGAATAAAGGCACTACGCGTCAAAATTGGCTTAAATCAAGCGAATTTGGCTAAATCCACAGGGTTAGCCACATCCATTATTGGTCGATACGAACAAGGCAGAATTCTTGACCTTAATCCATTTGTCTTAGAGAAAATCGCCACTACTCTTAAAGTAACCCCACTTGAACTGCTGCCACCTGCTGCCCGGGTAGGGATCAAGGATTCTTACGATTACTTCTGTCGCTCTGATACCCGAGGTAGCAAAATCAAAAAACTTCGACTAAAACACCACCTGCAACAGAAAGATTTAGCCAGAATGCTGGGAATCCACAAGGTATCCCTCTGTCGTTATGAAAAGAACCATTCCAAACCTGACAGTATAATCATACAAAAATTAAAAGAGATTTTCAAGAGCAGGTAA
- a CDS encoding recombinase family protein: MKNEIEKEEKKEAIAALYCRVSTYDKTVHENPDELKSTSIQEKHLREFCKARGYKIYDVYSEVFTGTKFEGRKELQRLLEDARQEKFTHVLTTRIDRLSRRVKDFHDIMAEFDKHGIVYETLRQSFDQKTIEGKVMRNIFAVFAELESDLIKERTFEAMLERFKKRLWGGGRHILGYDWKDGKHTVNQKEANLVRRMFKLYLELESCSKVAKELNRKGYRTKKWTTKTGEIVGGSLFNRDSVHNHLKKRFYIGKIIFKNQETEGIHTPIVPEPLFERVQKLLKKNAEQPRAQVESKYELPLLKRLFCGFCGHGMTTHWGKKKGIKYFYYKCSKILKMADKNICESVAIGAKEIENFLRKYLFELSQQPAVVEASRKVAEEVQEKEIFELSEELKRKIDLKLTAKRRKTNLQNKILSLSGKEFVTLRKNLNQMLIEAESEIEQHEEEIPILEARLRRLKSQKVDVDLMMTYWKEFDKSYDEATPEERMMWFHLLLRRVTVKISKKTRKGYIRIFPRGNLPPIERIVQYIRQKKKWTLDDVTDKIPGLKFRGKWLPGLSSNYTPFLFTDDFVYGLINTENGIKMFTNWGFP; this comes from the coding sequence ATGAAAAATGAAATTGAAAAAGAAGAAAAGAAAGAAGCAATTGCAGCATTATATTGCAGAGTAAGTACTTACGATAAGACAGTCCATGAAAATCCTGATGAACTCAAATCAACCAGTATTCAGGAAAAACATTTAAGAGAGTTCTGTAAGGCCCGGGGTTACAAGATATATGATGTTTATTCTGAAGTTTTTACAGGAACAAAATTTGAAGGTAGAAAAGAACTTCAACGTCTTTTAGAAGATGCAAGACAAGAGAAATTTACACATGTGCTTACGACAAGAATTGACCGGTTAAGTAGAAGGGTGAAAGATTTTCACGATATTATGGCTGAATTTGATAAACATGGAATTGTGTATGAAACATTAAGACAAAGTTTTGACCAAAAAACGATTGAAGGTAAAGTAATGCGTAATATTTTTGCTGTCTTCGCAGAACTTGAGTCAGACCTAATTAAGGAAAGAACCTTTGAAGCCATGCTTGAGCGATTCAAAAAGCGGTTGTGGGGCGGTGGTCGGCATATACTTGGATACGACTGGAAAGATGGAAAACACACTGTAAATCAGAAGGAAGCAAATTTAGTTAGACGTATGTTTAAATTATATTTAGAACTTGAGTCCTGTAGTAAAGTAGCAAAAGAACTAAATAGGAAAGGTTATCGGACAAAGAAGTGGACTACGAAGACAGGAGAAATAGTTGGCGGTAGTCTTTTTAATAGAGATAGCGTACATAATCATTTGAAAAAGCGATTTTACATAGGAAAGATAATATTTAAAAATCAAGAAACAGAAGGCATTCATACCCCGATAGTGCCTGAGCCGCTTTTTGAGCGTGTTCAAAAGTTGCTAAAGAAAAACGCTGAGCAACCTCGGGCACAAGTTGAGAGTAAATACGAGCTGCCTTTACTAAAAAGATTGTTTTGTGGATTTTGTGGACATGGTATGACAACCCATTGGGGGAAGAAAAAGGGGATAAAGTATTTTTACTATAAATGTTCTAAAATATTAAAAATGGCGGATAAAAATATTTGTGAGTCGGTTGCAATCGGTGCAAAGGAGATTGAAAATTTCCTAAGAAAATATCTTTTTGAATTGAGTCAGCAACCAGCTGTTGTTGAAGCATCAAGAAAAGTAGCAGAAGAAGTGCAGGAAAAGGAAATATTTGAATTATCCGAAGAACTCAAGCGCAAGATTGATTTGAAGCTTACTGCAAAACGCAGAAAAACAAATCTGCAGAATAAGATATTGAGCCTTTCAGGTAAAGAGTTCGTTACACTTCGTAAGAATTTAAACCAAATGCTTATAGAAGCCGAATCGGAAATAGAACAACATGAAGAAGAAATTCCAATCCTTGAAGCACGTTTACGACGATTAAAAAGCCAGAAAGTAGATGTTGACTTGATGATGACTTATTGGAAAGAATTTGATAAATCGTATGACGAGGCTACACCTGAAGAAAGGATGATGTGGTTTCATCTGTTATTACGAAGGGTAACAGTAAAAATATCAAAGAAAACAAGGAAAGGTTATATTAGAATATTTCCTCGTGGGAACTTGCCGCCAATAGAAAGGATTGTTCAGTATATTAGGCAAAAAAAGAAGTGGACTTTGGATGATGTAACCGACAAAATTCCAGGTTTGAAATTTCGTGGTAAGTGGCTCCCCGGGTTGTCCTCTAACTACACACCGTTTTTATTCACAGATGACTTCGTTTATGGGTTAATAAACACAGAAAATGGCATTAAAATGTTCACAAATTGGGGGTTTCCCTAA